One window of the Saprospiraceae bacterium genome contains the following:
- a CDS encoding beta-lactamase family protein codes for MFIKKSTLLILSLIIVQVLMAQSKKEKLAEVLNAYHNFNMFDGAVLVAENGEIIYKDAFGLANREWDIPNSIDTKFMIGSISKPITATLMLIFVQKGLVGLDKTIEDYLPEFKNKPAAKVTIRQLLNHTSGIPNYDIIKDFFPRISRQSFSRENYLEVFQDSALAFAPGTKYLYSSWAYFMLGYLIEKVTGKTYDQAMNEEIFSKLKMENSGSYLHTQIVSKRASGYDYGLGHYLSADFRDQSNTMGTGDIYTTVEDLFKFHRALASNTLLNKELTDEMFAPGMRPARYGYGWFNQNFRYTATDSITANYHLGSTEGFISFMIRMPETNSMAVILCNSAPTDFFGIIKNILKVLYNKPVILKEPIHKKMETIIGKYNAIKAVSEYKKMKVDTVHYYADWLQMYYLGEKLLSLKRYDDARIIAENNVQEFPDKDFITLSMATIYLSLDRKEDAIKFYKRTSS; via the coding sequence ATGTTTATTAAGAAAAGTACACTATTGATATTATCTCTTATTATTGTTCAGGTTTTAATGGCACAAAGTAAAAAGGAAAAACTGGCTGAAGTACTGAATGCTTACCACAACTTTAATATGTTTGATGGTGCCGTTTTGGTTGCTGAAAATGGTGAGATTATTTATAAAGATGCGTTTGGCTTGGCAAACAGAGAGTGGGATATTCCCAATTCTATAGATACTAAATTTATGATTGGTTCCATTTCGAAACCTATCACTGCTACCCTCATGCTCATATTTGTACAAAAGGGGCTGGTGGGTTTGGATAAAACCATTGAAGATTACTTACCTGAATTCAAAAACAAACCTGCAGCGAAAGTAACTATAAGGCAATTGCTTAACCATACTTCAGGAATTCCAAATTACGACATCATTAAAGATTTTTTTCCGAGAATTAGTCGACAAAGTTTCAGCCGAGAAAACTATTTAGAAGTATTTCAAGATTCTGCTCTTGCCTTTGCTCCAGGTACGAAGTATTTATACAGCAGTTGGGCTTATTTTATGTTGGGATACCTCATTGAAAAAGTCACTGGAAAAACTTATGACCAAGCAATGAATGAAGAAATATTTAGTAAATTAAAGATGGAAAATTCAGGTTCTTATTTACATACTCAAATTGTATCAAAAAGGGCTTCGGGTTATGATTATGGGTTGGGACATTATTTAAGTGCTGATTTTAGAGACCAATCCAATACCATGGGGACGGGTGATATTTATACTACTGTTGAAGATCTTTTTAAATTTCATAGGGCATTAGCAAGCAATACATTGCTAAACAAAGAATTAACCGATGAAATGTTTGCACCAGGCATGAGACCAGCACGTTATGGATATGGCTGGTTTAATCAGAATTTTCGATATACAGCTACTGATAGTATTACTGCAAATTATCATTTAGGATCTACAGAAGGATTTATATCGTTTATGATTAGAATGCCGGAAACAAATAGTATGGCAGTCATTTTATGTAACAGTGCCCCAACAGATTTTTTTGGAATTATTAAAAATATATTAAAAGTGCTTTACAATAAGCCGGTCATACTTAAAGAACCTATACATAAAAAAATGGAAACCATTATTGGAAAATATAATGCTATAAAAGCTGTTTCCGAATATAAAAAAATGAAAGTTGATACAGTTCACTATTATGCAGATTGGTTACAAATGTATTATCTCGGAGAAAAACTGCTTAGTTTAAAAAGATATGATGATGCAAGAATCATTGCAGAGAATAATGTTCAAGAGTTTCCTGATAAGGATTTTATAACACTATCCATGGCAACTATTTATTTGAGTTTGGATAGAAAAGAAGATGCCATAAAGTTCTATAAAAGAACCTCGAGCTAA